A window of the Arenibacter algicola genome harbors these coding sequences:
- a CDS encoding o-succinylbenzoate synthase, whose translation MKATYKKYILEFKRPSGTSRGIMTHKETFFIILEQDKKFGIGECGILRGLSVDDVPDYEEKLKWTCDNIGLGKDVLWEALMSYPSIQFGVEQAFLSLNSSDPFLLFPSEFTQNNSAIPINGLIWMGDEQYMHQQIQQKLEEGFKCIKLKIGAIDFEKEIALLKSIRNKYSENEIELRVDANGAFLPSEAMHKLEHLSLFGLHSIEQPIKPGNINEMKDLCSKTPIPIALDEELIGITDVTEKEKLLQTARPQYIILKPSLVGGFKGSMEWIKIAEILNIKWWVTSALESNIGLNAIAQWTYTLDNPLPQGLGTGGLYTNNFECPLKVKNGTISYEKTGNWENNLIENICI comes from the coding sequence ATGAAAGCGACCTACAAAAAATACATTTTAGAATTTAAACGTCCCAGCGGTACTTCCAGGGGTATAATGACCCATAAAGAAACCTTCTTTATAATTTTAGAACAGGATAAAAAATTTGGAATTGGGGAATGCGGTATTCTAAGAGGATTAAGTGTTGATGATGTTCCTGATTATGAGGAAAAGCTAAAATGGACCTGCGATAATATCGGTTTGGGGAAAGACGTACTGTGGGAGGCTTTGATGAGTTATCCGAGTATTCAGTTCGGGGTGGAACAAGCCTTTTTATCCCTAAATTCCTCGGATCCCTTTTTACTTTTTCCTTCAGAATTTACACAAAACAATAGCGCCATACCTATCAATGGATTGATCTGGATGGGCGATGAGCAATATATGCATCAACAGATCCAGCAAAAGTTGGAGGAAGGTTTCAAGTGCATCAAACTAAAAATTGGAGCCATCGATTTTGAGAAGGAAATAGCACTTTTAAAATCCATTAGAAATAAATACAGTGAAAATGAAATAGAACTTAGGGTCGATGCCAATGGTGCATTCCTTCCTTCCGAGGCCATGCATAAACTGGAACACCTTTCCCTGTTCGGTCTACACTCAATAGAACAACCTATTAAGCCAGGTAACATCAATGAAATGAAGGATTTGTGCTCAAAGACCCCCATTCCTATAGCTTTGGATGAAGAATTAATAGGGATTACAGATGTAACTGAAAAGGAGAAACTCCTACAAACTGCAAGGCCACAGTATATAATACTAAAACCCAGTTTGGTTGGAGGGTTTAAAGGAAGTATGGAATGGATCAAAATTGCGGAGATATTAAATATTAAATGGTGGGTTACAAGTGCGTTGGAAAGCAATATTGGTCTTAATGCCATAGCTCAATGGACCTATACCTTGGATAACCCTTTGCCCCAGGGATTGGGTACCGGAGGTTTATATACCAATAATTTCGAATGTCCGCTAAAAGTGAAAAATGGCACAATATCCTATGAAAAAACTGGGAATTGGGAAAATAATTTAATTGAGAATATATGTATATAG
- a CDS encoding SDR family oxidoreductase: MKTKVDKVVWITGASSGIGEALSYELNRKGYKLIISSRKLIDLQQVKARCPHGDNISVLPLDLMDRDKMSEKVMEAMSFYGSIDILINNAGISQRSLIMETDLQVYQKLMDVNYMGTIALSKAILPYFVSQKKGHFVTVTSLMGKFGSPYRSGYCGAKHALHGFFDVLRMEHEEDNVKVTMVCPGFVNTNVAINALTADGTPQLDNDVATKNGLSPHVFAKKMVRAIEKEKFEVYIGRKEVMGIYMKRFFPKLLHRLVLRSNVR; the protein is encoded by the coding sequence ATGAAAACAAAAGTCGATAAGGTAGTTTGGATAACAGGGGCTTCATCAGGAATAGGTGAAGCTCTGTCCTATGAACTTAATCGCAAAGGTTATAAACTGATTATATCTTCCAGAAAATTAATAGATCTACAACAAGTAAAGGCCCGTTGTCCACATGGCGATAATATCTCCGTGCTCCCATTGGATTTGATGGATAGGGATAAAATGTCTGAAAAAGTAATGGAAGCCATGTCTTTTTATGGATCAATAGACATATTGATAAATAATGCGGGCATAAGCCAACGCTCCTTGATTATGGAAACCGATTTGCAAGTCTATCAAAAATTAATGGATGTAAATTATATGGGTACCATAGCCCTTTCCAAAGCAATACTTCCTTATTTTGTGTCCCAAAAAAAAGGCCATTTTGTTACCGTAACCAGCCTAATGGGAAAATTTGGCTCTCCCTATCGCTCTGGATATTGCGGGGCCAAGCACGCTCTTCACGGTTTTTTTGATGTTTTGCGCATGGAACATGAAGAGGACAATGTAAAGGTAACCATGGTATGTCCTGGCTTTGTAAATACCAATGTAGCCATAAACGCCCTTACCGCAGATGGCACTCCCCAACTTGACAATGATGTGGCCACGAAAAATGGACTATCTCCCCATGTTTTTGCCAAAAAAATGGTCAGGGCCATAGAAAAAGAAAAATTCGAAGTTTACATTGGCAGGAAAGAAGTAATGGGTATCTATATGAAAAGATTTTTCCCCAAACTGCTCCATAGGCTAGTACTGCGAAGTAATGTGAGATAA
- a CDS encoding AMP-binding protein, with translation MNPSYKNIHPKFKFNEIHYDFGVLKELSYSLVKEGLEYEKAIGNFLMDWLDDSDSLEVRTSGSTGVPKTIALKKEHMVNSALATGAFFNMGPGTKALLCLSSEHIAGKMMLIRAMVLGWEIDLAEPSSNPLQFTSKHYNFVAMVPLQVQGSKLNLNQIDTLIIGGAPISPELKSDLKKVNTRIFETYGMTESITHIAVKELAKGSEDFNFKSLPDVVLSKDHRDCLLIKAPKVSDTVIVTNDLVNLISSTEFKWLGRYDNVINSGGVKIIPELLENKLSSLIKSRFFVAGIPDPNLGQKLILVVEGNVDGNQLSIDIKSHSSITKFEIPKEIFSVTQFVETTSGKVNRKETFGIIK, from the coding sequence GTGAATCCAAGCTATAAAAATATCCACCCTAAATTCAAATTCAACGAAATCCATTACGATTTCGGGGTTTTAAAAGAGCTGTCCTATAGCCTTGTCAAGGAGGGGCTGGAGTATGAAAAAGCCATTGGAAATTTTCTGATGGATTGGCTGGATGATTCAGACTCCCTTGAAGTACGTACCTCTGGATCTACAGGTGTCCCCAAAACAATTGCCTTGAAAAAGGAACACATGGTAAATTCCGCCTTGGCCACAGGAGCTTTCTTTAATATGGGACCAGGAACAAAAGCCCTCCTATGTCTGTCTTCCGAGCATATAGCCGGTAAAATGATGTTGATCAGGGCTATGGTACTTGGCTGGGAAATAGACTTAGCGGAACCCTCTTCCAATCCTTTGCAATTCACTTCCAAACATTATAACTTTGTTGCTATGGTGCCTTTACAGGTACAGGGCTCTAAATTAAACTTAAACCAAATAGACACTTTAATAATTGGGGGAGCACCTATTTCACCTGAATTAAAATCAGATCTGAAAAAGGTAAATACGCGTATTTTTGAAACCTATGGTATGACCGAGTCCATTACCCATATTGCCGTGAAGGAGCTTGCCAAAGGTTCGGAGGATTTCAATTTTAAGTCCCTTCCTGATGTAGTTCTTTCTAAGGACCATAGGGATTGTCTTTTAATCAAAGCCCCTAAAGTTTCCGATACTGTTATAGTTACCAATGATTTGGTAAACCTAATATCTTCTACTGAGTTTAAGTGGTTGGGCAGGTATGACAATGTTATTAATTCTGGGGGAGTAAAAATAATTCCAGAACTATTGGAAAATAAGTTGTCGTCTTTGATTAAATCCAGATTTTTTGTGGCGGGCATCCCTGATCCGAATTTGGGACAAAAACTCATATTGGTGGTAGAAGGCAATGTAGATGGGAATCAATTGTCAATAGATATTAAATCCCATAGCTCAATCACTAAATTTGAAATTCCCAAAGAAATTTTTAGTGTAACCCAGTTTGTAGAAACAACTAGTGGGAAGGTAAATAGAAAAGAAACTTTCGGAATTATAAAATAG
- a CDS encoding CPBP family intramembrane glutamic endopeptidase, with protein MYIEQGYKGNHESWRYLVGVLIIFIGWQLLGSIPLLGVIIVKSLGGETFPSDVAGMSKMVGSNLFLFLMLISFVFGLLATFLTVKFVHRQSIVSLTTSRKKIDWKRIFFAFGLWGLITILITGLDIILSPKDYVFNFNLLPFVILSLISVFLIPLQTSFEEYFMRGYLMQGIGLMAGKRWVPLVITSMIFGLLHLFNPEVEKLGYGIMVYYIGTGFFLGILTLMDEGLELAIGFHAANNLLTALLVTADWTAFQTESLYRDISEPELGWDVFLPVLVIYPILLYVFSKKYGWTNWKERLAGDVQSQESVQLIEESESKL; from the coding sequence ATGTATATAGAACAGGGATATAAAGGGAATCATGAATCTTGGCGATATCTAGTTGGGGTTTTGATCATATTTATTGGCTGGCAACTTTTGGGGTCCATCCCCCTGCTAGGGGTAATAATAGTTAAGTCTCTTGGAGGGGAAACCTTTCCCTCCGATGTTGCTGGGATGTCCAAAATGGTCGGAAGCAATTTATTTTTGTTCCTAATGCTCATATCTTTTGTATTTGGTCTTTTAGCGACATTCCTTACCGTAAAATTTGTCCATAGGCAAAGTATAGTATCCCTCACCACCAGTAGAAAAAAAATAGATTGGAAAAGAATATTCTTTGCTTTTGGGCTTTGGGGTTTGATAACCATTTTGATTACCGGTTTGGATATAATTTTATCCCCAAAGGACTATGTTTTTAATTTTAATCTACTGCCATTTGTCATATTGAGCCTTATTTCCGTATTCCTGATCCCTCTCCAAACAAGTTTTGAAGAGTATTTTATGCGGGGATATCTGATGCAGGGAATTGGCTTAATGGCTGGCAAAAGATGGGTTCCCTTGGTAATCACCTCCATGATTTTTGGATTGTTGCACCTTTTTAATCCTGAGGTTGAAAAATTGGGATATGGAATAATGGTCTACTATATCGGCACTGGATTTTTTTTAGGGATATTGACCTTAATGGATGAAGGGTTGGAATTGGCCATTGGTTTTCATGCTGCCAATAATTTACTGACCGCCCTTTTGGTGACAGCGGATTGGACCGCTTTCCAGACCGAATCCCTCTATAGGGATATATCGGAACCAGAATTGGGCTGGGATGTATTTTTGCCCGTTTTGGTAATTTACCCAATTCTCCTGTATGTATTCTCCAAAAAATACGGCTGGACGAATTGGAAAGAACGACTTGCTGGTGATGTACAAAGTCAGGAATCGGTACAATTAATAGAAGAAAGTGAATCCAAGCTATAA